One genomic region from Spirosoma sp. KCTC 42546 encodes:
- a CDS encoding GlsB/YeaQ/YmgE family stress response membrane protein, whose translation MGILVSILVGAIAGWLADLVFKRFSFSLFAEILLGIAGGFVGGWIFGRDGGMLDQILTAFVGAIIILGIAALVKGRSSTV comes from the coding sequence ATGGGAATCTTAGTATCAATTCTGGTAGGGGCTATAGCCGGTTGGCTGGCCGATCTCGTTTTTAAACGGTTTTCGTTTTCATTGTTCGCCGAAATCCTGCTTGGCATCGCTGGCGGATTTGTTGGTGGCTGGATATTTGGCCGCGATGGCGGTATGCTCGATCAAATTTTAACGGCTTTTGTGGGTGCCATTATTATTCTTGGTATTGCTGCATTAGTTAAAGGCCGTAGTAGTACGGTATAA
- a CDS encoding hybrid sensor histidine kinase/response regulator transcription factor → MVRPYLLLLALIPFLQGFAQPYRFDSKQVTKALTQPIVNQFEHLSVKDGLSNNSVNCILQDREGFMWFGTNEGLNKYDGHTFTVWQPDPGNPTHSFQNSHITGLCEDRSNRLWAITEGGGLYELNKQSGLVTPHLIQASKAHRWNNQLSIYEDRQGVLWISTFAGLARYEPEKRSFTLYPAPQLEVPVKTVFEDRQHRFWVATNRGLYLFDRATGRFTPIPFRTMNDAQPAFISVYLDAQDVLWLGTATAGYSLFKLDLRRQPWQLVPYNPGNQLNSFVFLNSIHQDAQGIVWVGTTSGLQAIDPGSEKVFTYRPDPGISKGISSNNAQAVYHDRAGTLWVGTDNGIDRQAITTKPFKTYQVIPNKGQANLPENRVNAVLQDNHGQLWLSNLSTVYRMASGKSFFESIPPKTLGSIGQHKNYPCAFLSNGSAGIWIATTDGLYAFDQASGRYTSYPSEVPAQFVERAPTGDLWIGGEGGVASFNPHTHQYTYYKYEQSDSSKLPDRYVHGLLTSRTGDVWILVEHQGILQLNPKTGQTIHYKAGLQGQLTSNDVQAIYEDKDGIIWIGTHLGGLNKFDHKTGLFTTITKQHGIRGNSVVGITSDNAGAIWISTDKGLSKIDPRTNAVRNYELYTGLPSNDFLQNAVCRHNNQLFFGSLNGIVQFNPDSIRDDTRPFPVYITALKVLDKPQPVSNGEITLKHDENFLSFEFAALAYALPEQNQYAYQLIGVDKNWVQNGNRYVANYTNLSPGSYTFRVKAANSDGIWNTKGASIRLVIRPPWWATWWAYSFYALLAAVGIRSYFRFYTNRIRQRQELELNRREAEQLKVVDELKTRFFSNITHELRTPLSLILTPVEKLLQGNRLDNSTSQTLALVQRNANQLLRLINQLLDLSKLEANSMPVSFMRGEVSEFVSQLVDSFRPAAEQKGITLQYTADELPPEQLFDADKWEKILTNLLSNALKFTGAGGTIQVTLKPDASVTIPETPRVLISVKDSGIGISSDNLPHIFNRFYQVDYSSTRHYEGTGIGLSLVKELVDLVGGAIYVDSQPGVGTTFSVTLPVRPLSDDIQAPAVGLPDRKHTIIDQRPIATKDLSENQSIAEEGAPRMLIVEDNVELREFLIAELAQTYQVLSADNGEEGWKLAQAELPDIVISDLMMPKMDGYELTRLIKTHPDTDHIAVVILTAKAAHLSRIEGLQEGADDYLAKPFHLDELHLRLHNLITRQQRLRDQYRHQFTLLDTPTPLDITKDPFLHRVYELLDNHLDNPSLNVDWLADQLAMSRKTLYRKVHSLTQLAPNELIRQYRLRKAADLLRSGRNVTETAYLVGLKTPSHFTLVFKEFYHKTPTEFIANPRKTT, encoded by the coding sequence ATGGTACGTCCATACCTGCTTTTACTCGCGTTGATTCCCTTTCTGCAGGGGTTCGCTCAACCGTATCGCTTTGATAGTAAGCAGGTAACAAAGGCGTTAACCCAGCCCATAGTTAATCAGTTTGAGCATCTTTCCGTTAAAGATGGGCTCTCTAACAACTCGGTTAACTGTATTCTTCAGGATCGCGAAGGATTCATGTGGTTTGGCACAAATGAAGGACTTAATAAGTACGATGGCCACACCTTTACCGTTTGGCAACCCGATCCCGGTAATCCAACGCATAGTTTTCAAAACAGCCACATAACGGGCCTTTGCGAAGATCGTTCAAACCGGTTGTGGGCCATAACGGAAGGCGGTGGATTGTATGAGCTGAACAAGCAATCCGGGCTTGTTACACCACACCTCATTCAGGCCAGCAAGGCACACCGCTGGAATAATCAACTTTCCATTTACGAAGACCGTCAGGGCGTACTGTGGATAAGTACGTTTGCAGGTCTGGCCCGCTATGAACCAGAAAAACGTTCATTTACGCTCTATCCGGCACCCCAGCTGGAGGTGCCGGTCAAAACGGTCTTTGAAGACAGACAACACCGTTTTTGGGTAGCCACCAACCGGGGATTGTATCTCTTTGATCGGGCAACGGGGCGATTTACCCCTATTCCCTTTAGAACGATGAATGACGCCCAGCCAGCATTTATTTCAGTTTATCTGGATGCACAGGATGTTCTCTGGTTAGGCACCGCTACGGCTGGTTATAGTTTGTTCAAGCTCGACCTTCGCCGTCAGCCCTGGCAACTGGTACCTTATAACCCTGGGAATCAACTCAATTCGTTCGTTTTTCTGAACTCAATCCACCAGGATGCACAGGGAATCGTTTGGGTGGGAACGACCAGTGGATTACAGGCCATCGACCCTGGTAGCGAAAAGGTCTTCACCTACCGCCCAGATCCTGGCATTTCGAAAGGTATTAGCAGTAATAATGCTCAGGCCGTGTACCACGATCGGGCGGGCACCTTATGGGTTGGCACCGATAATGGTATAGACCGGCAGGCCATTACCACAAAACCGTTTAAAACCTATCAGGTAATTCCGAATAAGGGTCAGGCAAATTTGCCTGAAAATCGGGTTAACGCCGTATTGCAGGATAACCATGGTCAACTTTGGCTTAGTAACCTAAGTACGGTTTATCGGATGGCAAGCGGAAAGAGCTTTTTCGAAAGCATTCCACCTAAAACCCTGGGGTCCATTGGCCAACACAAAAACTACCCTTGCGCCTTTCTATCCAATGGATCGGCAGGTATTTGGATTGCCACTACGGATGGCTTATACGCATTTGACCAGGCATCGGGCCGCTATACCAGCTATCCATCGGAAGTACCCGCCCAGTTTGTTGAGCGTGCGCCAACAGGTGATCTCTGGATTGGGGGCGAGGGGGGCGTTGCTTCCTTCAATCCACATACACACCAATATACCTACTATAAATATGAGCAAAGTGATAGCAGTAAGTTACCTGACCGATACGTACATGGGCTGCTAACCAGCAGAACCGGCGACGTATGGATTTTAGTAGAGCATCAGGGAATTTTGCAGCTGAACCCCAAAACTGGCCAAACGATTCATTACAAAGCTGGCCTCCAAGGCCAATTGACCAGCAACGACGTTCAGGCCATTTATGAAGACAAGGACGGCATTATTTGGATCGGAACGCACTTAGGCGGGTTAAATAAATTTGACCATAAAACCGGGCTTTTTACCACTATTACCAAACAGCATGGCATTCGGGGAAACAGCGTTGTAGGCATTACAAGCGACAATGCGGGTGCTATATGGATAAGCACCGATAAAGGCCTTAGTAAGATTGATCCCCGCACAAACGCCGTTCGTAACTATGAGCTATATACAGGATTACCTAGTAATGATTTTTTACAAAACGCTGTATGCCGACATAACAACCAGCTTTTTTTTGGCAGTTTAAACGGGATTGTGCAATTCAACCCTGATAGTATTCGCGACGATACGCGACCGTTTCCTGTTTATATAACGGCCCTTAAGGTACTGGATAAGCCTCAGCCAGTATCTAATGGAGAAATTACGCTGAAGCATGATGAAAATTTTCTGTCATTCGAATTTGCAGCACTGGCTTACGCACTACCTGAGCAGAACCAGTATGCTTATCAGCTCATTGGTGTCGACAAAAACTGGGTACAGAATGGCAATCGTTATGTGGCCAATTACACGAACCTATCGCCAGGCAGCTACACATTTCGGGTGAAAGCTGCGAATAGTGACGGTATCTGGAACACAAAGGGAGCCTCTATTCGACTTGTCATTAGGCCTCCCTGGTGGGCTACCTGGTGGGCCTATAGTTTCTATGCGTTACTGGCGGCTGTTGGCATTCGAAGTTATTTCCGTTTTTATACAAATCGTATCCGCCAACGGCAGGAGTTAGAACTCAATCGTAGAGAAGCCGAACAGCTAAAAGTTGTCGATGAACTAAAAACCCGTTTCTTTTCAAATATCACCCATGAATTACGGACGCCTTTATCGCTGATACTAACGCCCGTTGAGAAGCTCCTGCAAGGGAATCGGTTAGATAATTCAACCAGCCAAACGCTTGCACTGGTACAACGTAATGCGAACCAGTTGCTACGACTCATCAATCAGTTACTGGATCTATCGAAACTGGAAGCTAACAGCATGCCTGTTTCCTTCATGCGTGGCGAAGTCTCCGAATTTGTTAGCCAGTTGGTCGATTCATTCCGACCGGCAGCTGAACAGAAAGGTATAACGCTACAATACACAGCCGATGAATTGCCACCAGAGCAGTTATTCGATGCCGATAAGTGGGAAAAAATTCTGACCAATTTACTATCGAATGCCCTGAAATTCACTGGAGCAGGTGGAACCATACAGGTTACCCTCAAACCAGACGCTTCAGTCACTATCCCTGAAACTCCCCGTGTACTAATTAGCGTAAAAGACTCGGGCATTGGCATTTCATCCGACAATCTCCCACATATTTTTAACCGCTTCTATCAGGTTGATTACTCCTCTACCCGCCATTATGAAGGAACAGGCATTGGCTTGTCTTTGGTTAAGGAATTGGTTGATTTAGTAGGCGGGGCTATTTATGTGGATAGCCAGCCAGGGGTGGGCACTACCTTTAGTGTAACCTTGCCCGTTCGGCCTTTATCCGACGATATACAAGCGCCAGCGGTGGGTTTGCCTGACCGGAAACACACGATTATTGACCAACGGCCAATTGCTACGAAGGACCTCTCCGAAAATCAGTCAATAGCCGAAGAAGGAGCACCACGAATGCTTATTGTAGAAGACAATGTTGAACTACGGGAGTTTCTGATTGCTGAGTTAGCCCAAACGTATCAGGTACTTAGTGCAGACAATGGTGAAGAGGGCTGGAAACTGGCCCAGGCCGAACTCCCGGATATTGTTATTTCAGATTTGATGATGCCCAAAATGGATGGGTACGAATTGACAAGACTCATTAAAACTCATCCCGATACCGATCATATCGCTGTAGTCATACTAACCGCAAAGGCAGCTCACCTCAGCCGAATTGAGGGCTTGCAGGAAGGCGCTGATGATTACCTGGCCAAACCGTTCCATTTGGATGAGTTACATTTACGGTTGCACAATCTGATTACGCGTCAACAACGACTGCGTGACCAGTACCGTCATCAATTTACGCTGCTTGATACACCTACGCCACTCGATATAACAAAAGATCCTTTTCTGCATCGGGTTTACGAGCTACTGGATAATCACCTCGATAACCCGTCGCTTAATGTTGATTGGCTAGCCGACCAGCTAGCCATGAGTCGCAAAACACTCTATCGTAAAGTCCACAGTCTGACTCAACTCGCCCCCAATGAACTGATTCGCCAATATCGTCTTCGCAAAGCTGCCGATCTTTTACGATCTGGCCGAAACGTAACCGAAACGGCTTACTTGGTTGGATTAAAAACGCCATCGCATTTCACCCTCGTTTTCAAAGAATTCTACCACAAAACACCGACAGAATTTATAGCGAATCCTAGAAAAACCACTTAA
- a CDS encoding PadR family transcriptional regulator, giving the protein MKKTILGELEELVLLVVAASTDDVYGVPVMEQLQLQTGRSFTISAVHTTLYRLEEKGFLSSSVGGATAERGGRSKRLFVLTAEGGRVLVDIQQMRTRLWQSIPQSKLQLLGL; this is encoded by the coding sequence ATGAAAAAGACCATATTAGGAGAGCTCGAAGAATTGGTACTTCTGGTGGTTGCCGCCAGCACAGACGATGTCTATGGCGTACCCGTTATGGAGCAACTTCAACTCCAGACGGGACGAAGCTTCACTATTAGTGCAGTACATACCACTCTATATCGACTCGAAGAAAAAGGCTTTCTGTCATCCTCCGTGGGTGGCGCGACTGCTGAGCGGGGAGGGCGAAGCAAACGTTTATTTGTCCTGACGGCAGAAGGGGGGAGGGTCTTAGTAGACATTCAGCAGATGCGAACCCGGTTGTGGCAGTCTATTCCCCAGAGCAAACTCCAACTGTTGGGACTTTAA
- a CDS encoding T9SS type A sorting domain-containing protein has translation MKTLIKSLALALTLGVVTSAATLAETNPGSRPVSSVAYKTGIYTTPSGQLNIALDKQTGGAVDVRLKRADGKVLFVQHVGKNESKYRTRLNLNELADGVYQVEVTNGVETTTQNVTISTQQPSAPSRVISVN, from the coding sequence ATGAAAACTCTCATCAAATCACTCGCCTTAGCCCTTACTTTAGGTGTTGTTACATCGGCCGCTACATTGGCTGAAACCAATCCAGGCAGCCGTCCTGTCTCATCGGTAGCCTACAAAACGGGCATCTACACAACCCCATCTGGTCAACTGAATATTGCCCTCGATAAACAAACTGGTGGCGCTGTCGATGTTCGTCTGAAACGTGCCGATGGTAAAGTCTTATTTGTCCAACACGTAGGCAAAAACGAAAGTAAATACCGGACCCGCTTAAACCTGAATGAACTGGCAGACGGTGTGTATCAGGTAGAAGTTACAAACGGTGTTGAAACAACGACACAGAATGTAACCATCTCAACCCAGCAACCCAGTGCCCCTAGCCGCGTTATTTCGGTAAACTAA
- a CDS encoding sensor histidine kinase, with amino-acid sequence MTYEAWSPLFLGMVLAMLLANSVQWFMYRERIYSIYSIYTLIWAVYFTINHFLLPYNIANFYKLLLSYTGYILYLELAKIFLNLRERPKFLRWVAWVQWMLVAYCVVKTYIYLFTDFWQTRLHTLLLIPVRVALLGVGGYIVFSFFRSKDVVARFFVAGTASLLINHAITFVLLVRSPSLDLQLPFWQHPDLFIQTGVVLDLIFFSLGISYRHRREAVNKAVLEKELEREREQHHREFLEADLALQRMQQEKTEMQMRALQSQINPHFLFNGLNTLSSLIDESPTQAGEFVDELSNVYRYLLRSNENELTTLRIELRFINSYFHLLRTRFGRSVSLEVAVDEAYMETLLPPLTLQLLVENAVKHNVVLSQSPLRIRIRSTDTQQLVVENSLQRKTLRVESNGVGLSNISVKYRLLNQPAPIIEEWDGWFQVTLPLLMPQSVAVN; translated from the coding sequence ATGACGTACGAAGCCTGGTCTCCACTCTTCCTGGGTATGGTATTGGCGATGCTGCTGGCTAATTCTGTTCAGTGGTTTATGTATCGGGAGCGCATCTATAGTATCTACTCCATTTACACACTGATTTGGGCCGTTTACTTTACAATTAATCATTTTTTACTGCCCTATAACATTGCCAATTTCTATAAGCTCCTGCTCTCCTACACGGGCTATATTCTCTACCTTGAATTAGCCAAGATTTTCCTAAACCTTCGGGAGCGTCCCAAGTTTCTGCGCTGGGTAGCCTGGGTTCAATGGATGCTGGTTGCCTACTGCGTTGTCAAAACGTATATCTACCTGTTTACCGATTTCTGGCAAACCAGGCTCCACACCTTACTCCTGATTCCTGTACGCGTTGCGTTGCTTGGTGTAGGGGGCTATATCGTTTTTTCATTTTTCCGTTCCAAAGATGTTGTTGCACGCTTTTTCGTGGCCGGAACAGCATCGCTACTGATCAATCACGCCATAACCTTTGTTTTACTTGTACGCTCGCCCAGTCTCGACTTACAGTTACCGTTTTGGCAACATCCCGACTTATTTATTCAGACGGGTGTTGTATTGGATTTAATCTTTTTTTCGCTGGGCATTTCGTATCGGCACCGGCGCGAAGCGGTTAACAAAGCAGTTCTCGAAAAAGAACTGGAGCGCGAACGAGAGCAACATCACCGCGAGTTTCTTGAAGCCGATCTGGCCTTACAGCGTATGCAGCAGGAAAAGACGGAGATGCAGATGCGGGCCTTACAGAGCCAGATCAACCCTCATTTTCTGTTCAATGGGTTAAATACCCTCTCGTCGTTAATTGACGAGAGCCCCACTCAGGCAGGAGAGTTTGTGGATGAGTTATCTAATGTATACCGCTATTTGTTGCGGAGTAACGAAAACGAGTTGACCACCTTACGCATCGAGTTACGCTTTATCAATTCCTACTTTCATCTGCTTCGAACCCGCTTTGGTCGCTCGGTTAGTTTGGAGGTAGCCGTCGATGAAGCGTATATGGAAACGTTGCTCCCTCCACTTACGCTACAATTGCTGGTTGAAAATGCGGTCAAACATAATGTAGTACTCAGCCAGAGCCCACTCAGAATTCGCATCCGAAGCACAGATACCCAACAATTGGTTGTTGAAAATAGCCTACAGCGAAAAACACTACGCGTCGAATCGAATGGGGTCGGTTTATCGAATATCTCCGTCAAATACCGACTCCTAAATCAACCTGCGCCAATTATTGAAGAATGGGATGGTTGGTTTCAGGTAACGTTGCCCTTACTGATGCCTCAGTCTGTAGCCGTTAATTAG
- the pgeF gene encoding peptidoglycan editing factor PgeF has protein sequence MNTDSNLAFLYRSPALFFSFTKLIAAESTRHGGVSPAPFSSLNLGINTADAPANVEENRRRFFDAIGARTDQFASSHQVHGTEILYATEAGRFDGYDALITDKPDLLIGVTVADCVPILMYDHEHQAVAAIHAGWRGTVGGIVTKTLERMQQQFGTTASQCYAYIGSCIDECSFEVGPEVAEQFEPALKRLDAHTGKGYIDLKRANLNQLVAFGIPMAQVEVSPFSTVLHNDDFFSYRAEQGQTGRMLAVIGLRN, from the coding sequence ATGAACACGGACTCAAACCTAGCGTTTTTATATCGGTCACCTGCACTATTTTTTAGTTTCACGAAGCTCATTGCCGCCGAGAGTACCCGGCATGGGGGCGTCAGTCCAGCTCCGTTTTCATCGCTCAATCTAGGCATCAATACCGCTGATGCCCCTGCGAACGTAGAGGAGAATCGTCGTCGTTTTTTTGACGCTATTGGTGCCCGGACAGATCAGTTTGCTTCATCGCATCAGGTACATGGTACAGAAATCCTATACGCCACGGAAGCTGGCCGTTTTGATGGATATGATGCCTTGATTACGGATAAACCGGATTTGCTGATCGGCGTAACCGTTGCCGACTGCGTCCCGATTCTTATGTATGATCACGAACATCAGGCCGTTGCAGCCATTCATGCAGGCTGGCGGGGAACGGTTGGTGGAATTGTAACGAAAACACTCGAACGAATGCAGCAACAATTTGGGACTACAGCCAGTCAGTGTTATGCCTACATAGGTAGCTGTATTGACGAATGCTCGTTTGAGGTAGGACCAGAGGTGGCCGAGCAGTTTGAACCTGCGTTGAAGCGGCTAGATGCCCATACAGGCAAAGGCTATATCGACTTGAAACGGGCTAATTTGAATCAGCTCGTAGCCTTCGGTATTCCAATGGCACAGGTAGAGGTATCGCCTTTTTCGACGGTGCTCCATAACGATGACTTCTTTTCATATCGGGCTGAGCAAGGGCAAACCGGGCGGATGCTGGCCGTGATTGGATTGAGAAATTAA
- a CDS encoding acyl-CoA dehydrogenase family protein: protein MTNEIVENQELIAQSVRDLSERLIRPNIRQWDEGQHFPAELFRQLGEQGLMGMLVPLAFGGAGLGYREYVTAIVELSRVDGSVGLSMAAHNSLCTNHILLFGSPEQKQTYLPRLATGEWLGAWGLTEPNTGSDAGNMRTTAVRDGADTWVLNGAKNFITHGISSQVAVVIARTDTSDRGEPNTAHNATAFIVERDTPGFSGGRKEDKLGMRASETAEMLFQDCRISDSQRLGAVGDGFIQSLKVLDGGRISIAALSLGIAYGAYDAALAYAKEREQFGQPIANFQGISFKLADMATEIEAAKLLTYQAADLKDTGKSVTKESAMAKLFASETAVRVANEAVQIFGGYGYTKDFPVEKFYRDAKLCTIGEGTSEIQKLVISRQILK, encoded by the coding sequence ATGACGAACGAAATTGTAGAAAATCAAGAATTAATAGCCCAGTCTGTCCGTGATTTGAGCGAACGGCTAATTCGTCCAAACATCCGACAATGGGATGAAGGCCAGCACTTCCCGGCTGAGCTGTTCCGTCAGTTAGGCGAACAGGGATTAATGGGTATGCTGGTGCCTTTAGCGTTCGGGGGAGCCGGTTTAGGTTACCGCGAATACGTAACAGCTATTGTTGAATTATCCCGCGTTGATGGGTCAGTTGGCTTGTCGATGGCGGCCCATAATTCGCTCTGTACCAATCACATCCTTTTATTTGGGAGCCCCGAACAAAAACAGACGTACCTTCCCAGGCTGGCCACTGGCGAGTGGTTAGGGGCCTGGGGGTTAACAGAACCCAATACTGGCTCAGATGCGGGGAATATGCGAACAACGGCGGTTCGTGATGGCGCAGATACGTGGGTATTGAACGGGGCAAAAAACTTTATTACTCACGGCATAAGCAGCCAGGTAGCCGTAGTGATTGCCCGTACCGATACGTCGGACCGCGGTGAACCAAACACAGCCCATAACGCAACAGCCTTTATTGTTGAACGGGACACACCCGGTTTTTCGGGAGGGCGTAAGGAAGACAAACTCGGCATGCGGGCTTCCGAAACGGCAGAGATGCTGTTCCAGGATTGCCGAATTTCCGACAGCCAACGGCTCGGTGCCGTAGGCGATGGCTTTATTCAGTCACTGAAAGTCCTTGATGGAGGTCGTATTTCGATTGCAGCCCTAAGCCTGGGTATTGCCTACGGTGCTTATGATGCAGCATTGGCCTATGCCAAAGAGCGTGAGCAATTTGGCCAACCGATTGCCAATTTTCAGGGCATAAGTTTTAAACTGGCCGATATGGCTACGGAGATTGAGGCAGCTAAGCTCTTAACCTATCAGGCTGCTGATTTGAAAGACACAGGCAAGTCGGTTACAAAAGAATCAGCCATGGCGAAGCTGTTTGCTTCGGAAACAGCGGTTCGAGTAGCCAACGAAGCGGTGCAGATTTTCGGTGGCTATGGCTATACAAAGGATTTCCCTGTCGAGAAATTTTACCGGGATGCCAAGCTTTGCACAATTGGAGAAGGTACCAGCGAAATTCAGAAACTGGTAATTTCAAGGCAGATACTGAAATAA
- a CDS encoding UDP-glucuronic acid decarboxylase family protein, with amino-acid sequence MKRVLITGGAGFLGSHLCDRFIKEGYHVMAMDNLITGDIRNIEHLFHLPNFEFYHHDVSKYIHVPGELDYILHFASPASPIDYLKIPIQTLKVGSLGIHNCLGLARVKGARVLIASTSEVYGDPNVHPQPEEYWGNVNPVGPRGVYDEAKRFQEAITMAYHTYHGLETRIVRIFNTYGPRMRLNDGRVLPAFIGQALRGEDLTVFGDGSQTRSFCYVDDLVEGIYRLLLSDYAYPVNIGNPSEITIKEFGEEIIKLTGTTQQLIFKDLPTDDPKQRQPDITKAKAILGWEPKVPRDEGLRVTYDYFKSLPQEELYRAAYHREFTKQQ; translated from the coding sequence ATGAAGCGAGTGTTAATAACCGGTGGAGCCGGGTTTCTGGGGTCGCACCTCTGCGATCGGTTTATTAAGGAAGGCTATCATGTGATGGCAATGGACAATCTCATTACAGGCGATATCCGTAACATCGAGCACCTCTTCCATCTGCCCAATTTTGAGTTTTATCACCACGATGTATCCAAATACATCCACGTGCCGGGCGAACTGGATTACATCCTGCATTTTGCCTCTCCAGCCAGCCCGATCGATTACCTTAAAATTCCGATTCAGACCCTGAAAGTAGGATCCTTGGGTATTCATAACTGTCTTGGTTTGGCGCGGGTAAAAGGTGCCCGAGTACTGATTGCCTCTACCTCAGAAGTGTACGGCGATCCAAACGTGCACCCACAGCCTGAAGAGTACTGGGGAAATGTAAACCCCGTTGGCCCTCGTGGTGTGTACGATGAAGCAAAGCGGTTTCAGGAAGCAATAACGATGGCTTACCATACCTATCATGGACTGGAAACACGTATTGTTCGCATTTTCAATACCTATGGACCTCGGATGCGCCTGAATGATGGCCGTGTATTACCTGCTTTCATTGGCCAGGCATTACGGGGCGAAGACCTGACTGTTTTTGGGGATGGAAGCCAGACGCGCTCATTCTGCTACGTAGATGACCTGGTTGAAGGAATCTACCGACTCTTGTTGAGCGACTATGCGTATCCGGTTAATATTGGTAATCCGTCTGAAATTACCATTAAAGAGTTTGGCGAAGAAATTATCAAACTTACCGGAACAACCCAGCAGTTAATCTTTAAAGATCTGCCTACCGACGACCCCAAACAACGCCAGCCCGACATTACAAAAGCAAAGGCTATTTTGGGCTGGGAGCCTAAAGTGCCCAGAGATGAAGGGTTGCGGGTAACCTATGACTATTTCAAGAGCCTGCCTCAGGAAGAGCTGTACCGGGCAGCCTATCATCGTGAGTTTACGAAGCAACAATAA
- a CDS encoding UDP-glucose/GDP-mannose dehydrogenase family protein, whose product MKLAVVGTGYVGLVTGTCFAETGNQVTCVDIDVRKVEKLNNGIVPIYEPGLETLFHRNVEEGRLSFTTDLEEGIKGAEVIFLALPTPPGEDGSADLKYILKVASDLGPILSQYAVIVDKSTVPVGTAEKVHAHIADNAKVDFDVVSNPEFLREGVAVEDFMKPDRVVIGTKSDRAKGVMNRLYAPLVRQGNPVIFMDERSAEMTKYAANAFLATKITFMNEIANLCERAGANVDDIRRGIGTDSRIGKRFLFAGIGYGGSCFPKDVQALAKTAKDFDYDFKVLKSVMEVNYLQKTKLLPQILGHFGGDLTGKTIAVWGLAFKPYTDDIREAPALDNIRALIAAGAKVTVYDPEAMDNVREQIGNAVTYAHTQYAALDDADALVVITEWPLFRTPDFEKMNLLLKNKLIFDGRNVYELDQMREQNYTYYSVGRETVLAPVEQKA is encoded by the coding sequence ATGAAACTAGCAGTCGTTGGAACCGGATACGTAGGCCTTGTTACGGGTACGTGCTTTGCTGAAACAGGCAATCAGGTTACCTGTGTGGACATCGACGTCCGAAAAGTTGAAAAACTAAATAATGGAATCGTCCCTATTTACGAACCAGGTCTTGAAACGCTGTTTCACCGGAACGTTGAGGAAGGTCGTTTATCCTTTACCACTGATTTGGAAGAAGGGATCAAAGGCGCAGAAGTTATCTTCCTGGCCTTACCTACCCCTCCCGGCGAAGATGGCTCTGCCGATCTGAAATATATTTTGAAAGTAGCCAGTGATCTCGGACCGATTCTGAGTCAGTATGCGGTTATTGTTGATAAAAGTACGGTTCCCGTTGGTACGGCGGAGAAAGTTCATGCCCACATTGCCGACAATGCCAAGGTGGATTTCGACGTAGTATCGAACCCCGAATTTTTGCGGGAGGGCGTAGCCGTCGAAGACTTTATGAAACCCGACCGGGTTGTAATCGGTACTAAATCAGATCGGGCGAAAGGCGTAATGAACCGGCTCTATGCCCCGTTAGTGCGGCAGGGTAATCCGGTTATTTTCATGGACGAACGTTCGGCTGAAATGACCAAGTATGCTGCCAATGCATTCCTGGCCACGAAAATCACGTTCATGAACGAGATCGCCAATCTATGCGAGCGGGCGGGTGCCAATGTCGACGATATTCGTCGGGGTATTGGCACCGATAGTCGTATTGGCAAACGGTTCCTGTTTGCCGGTATTGGTTATGGCGGAAGTTGCTTCCCCAAAGATGTACAGGCGTTAGCTAAAACAGCGAAAGATTTCGATTATGATTTCAAAGTACTGAAGTCGGTAATGGAAGTGAATTACCTACAGAAAACCAAATTGTTGCCGCAGATTTTGGGGCACTTTGGGGGCGATCTGACAGGCAAAACCATTGCTGTATGGGGTTTGGCATTTAAACCCTACACCGACGATATTCGTGAAGCACCAGCTCTCGATAACATTCGTGCCTTAATCGCTGCTGGCGCGAAAGTGACGGTTTATGATCCAGAAGCGATGGACAACGTCCGTGAGCAAATTGGTAATGCCGTTACGTACGCACATACGCAATATGCTGCTTTAGATGATGCGGATGCACTGGTTGTTATTACCGAATGGCCCTTGTTCCGGACACCGGATTTCGAAAAAATGAATCTGCTATTGAAAAATAAACTAATTTTCGACGGTCGTAACGTATATGAACTCGATCAGATGCGCGAGCAGAATTATACATACTATTCGGTAGGCCGCGAAACCGTTTTAGCACCGGTAGAGCAGAAGGCCTAA